In the genome of Drosophila pseudoobscura strain MV-25-SWS-2005 chromosome 3, UCI_Dpse_MV25, whole genome shotgun sequence, one region contains:
- the LOC6898929 gene encoding uncharacterized protein isoform X1, whose amino-acid sequence MCCPRMIACILYLSAAFNMLTAFVLLVLCVLAGRSRPGGKLNAILFLIWMLIHIPLILGVLQRKRALMWAYIIAWPLFFSCVTILLLLIYCSVIVWYDFLRFCWPLWFFVVWFVTAIPSWILAISYLSTGHDISTEASSTNSAQS is encoded by the exons ATGTGTTGCCCCCGAATGATAGCCTGCATTCTGTACTTGTCGGCGGCTTTCAACATGCTGACGGCATTCgtcctgctggtgctgtgTGTCCTGGCAG GTAGATCTAGGCCGGGAGGCAAGCTGAATGCCATTCTCTTCCTCATATGGATGCTCATCCATATTCCCCTCATTTTGGGCGTCCTCCAG CGCAAAAGGGCTCTGATGTGGGCGTACATAATCGCCTGGCCGCTGTTCTTCTCGTGTGTGAccatcctgctgctgctgatctaCTGCTCGGTGATCGTTTGGTATGATTTCCTGCGCTTTTGTTGGCCCCTCTGGTTCTTTGTCGTGTGGTTCG TGACTGCCATCCCCTCCTGGATCTTGGCCATTTCGTACCTGAGCACTGGCCATGATATTTCAACCGAGGCATCATCTACAAACTCGGCGCAATCGTAG
- the LOC6898929 gene encoding uncharacterized protein isoform X2: MCPFHRLVLDPSRFPESHVCLLQRKRALMWAYIIAWPLFFSCVTILLLLIYCSVIVWYDFLRFCWPLWFFVVWFVTAIPSWILAISYLSTGHDISTEASSTNSAQS, from the exons ATGTGTCCATTTCACAG GTTAGTCCTCGATCCGAGCCGTTTCCCCGAGTCCCATGTGTGTCTCTTGCAGCGCAAAAGGGCTCTGATGTGGGCGTACATAATCGCCTGGCCGCTGTTCTTCTCGTGTGTGAccatcctgctgctgctgatctaCTGCTCGGTGATCGTTTGGTATGATTTCCTGCGCTTTTGTTGGCCCCTCTGGTTCTTTGTCGTGTGGTTCG TGACTGCCATCCCCTCCTGGATCTTGGCCATTTCGTACCTGAGCACTGGCCATGATATTTCAACCGAGGCATCATCTACAAACTCGGCGCAATCGTAG
- the LOC6898930 gene encoding uncharacterized protein, producing the protein MSSDESPAGGDGGDGAGTGSAKGTTTAGAALMMASPWLTVAAATAYTTTAMWAKLREMGIFKSLRGRKSAAAAAAAAADDKDAAAAGNAAGDASQTNDEVLKLFQDGTAIDGLLLQDEELQEREEGLGPDRLLEMSPIDF; encoded by the coding sequence ATGTCTTCTGACGAATCACCCGCTGGAGGCGATGGAGGTGATGGAGCCGGAACTGGATCGGCCAAGGGCACGACCACGGCCGGAGCCGCTCTGATGATGGCCAGCCCCTGGCTGACGGtggccgctgccaccgcctaCACCACAACTGCCATGTGGGCCAAGCTACGTGAGATGGGCATATTCAAGAGTTTGCGGGGTCGCAAgtctgccgccgctgccgccgccgccgcagccgacGACAAGgatgccgccgctgctggcAACGCCGCTGGTGACGCCTCGCAGACCAACGATGAGGTGCTAAAGCTGTTCCAGGACGGAACTGCCATCGATGGCTTGCTACTGCAGGACGAGGAACTGCAGGAGCGTGAAGAGGGTCTGGGACCCGATCGACTACTAGAGATGTCGCCCATTGACTTCTAA
- the LOC117183765 gene encoding skin secretory protein xP2-like isoform X2, giving the protein MSGTLGLPLVSLVGCLVGIFGPEVVGPARHECPWGFHWLNPYQKDQCVRMAYKPRQHPDTIRKEFGWFLPEKTSAPKPPTTPRYPGGQMPWEDDVRPVGPTPFPLAPTFKPDSEPDIGIDTPDEEATSEPDVNATKTTDGPGTTAPPPGGTTLPAEGGGKPPEGGDKPPEGGDKPPEGGDKPPEGGDTPPEGEDAPAEGEAPAEGGDAPAEGEAPAEGGDAPAEGEAPAEGGDAPAEGGDAPAEGEAPAEGGDAPAEGEAPAEGGDAPAEAEAPAEGGDAPAEGAGEGRTAPKKSQSHPKSDQRQANPVPAVEWHPWSWSKPKIGKKAPSKVAPKGKIVKPKKPRSPPKAPGSKKPKTAPKATTKVVSSSTKKPRKAPKAPSKVKPKRESLKIAEEFPLWSWNS; this is encoded by the exons ATGAGCGGGACATTGGGCTTACCGTTGGTATCTCTTGTGGGTTGCCTTGTGGGCATCTTCGGGCCCGAGGTGGTGGGGCCGGCGCGGCACGAGTGCCCCTGGGGCTTCCACTGGCTCAATCCGTACCAGAAGGACCAGTGCGTGCGCATGGCGTACAAGCCGCGACAGCACCCGGACACAATCCGCAAGGAGTTTGGTTGGTTTCTGCCCGAAAAAACGAGCGCGCCCAAGCCCCCGACTACGCCCCGGTATCCAGGCGGCCAAATGCCGTGGGAAGACGACGTGAGACCGGTGGGACCGACAccttttccacttgcaccaaCCTTTAAGCCTGATTCCGAACCCGATATCGGGATCGATACCCCTGATGAGGAGGCAACCTCAGAACCGGATGTGAATgcgacaaaaacaacagatgGACCAGGCACGACCGCACCACCACCAGGTGGGACCACACTGCCAGCAGAGGGAGGAG GCAAGCCGCCAGAGGGAGGAGACAAGCCCCCAGAGGGAGGAGACAAGCCTCCAGAGGGAGGAGACAAGCCCCCAGAGGGAGGAGATACACCTCCAGAGGGCGAAGACGCACCTGCAGAGGGGGAGGCACCTGCAGAAGGCGGAGACGCACCAGCAGAGGGGGAGGCACCTGCAGAAGGCGGAGACGCACCAGCAGAGGGGGAGGCACCTGCAGAAGGCGGAGACGCACCAGCAGAGGGTGGAGACGCACCTGCAGAGGGGGAGGCACCTGCGGAGGGTGGAGACGCACCTGCAGAGGGGGAGGCACCTGCAGAAGGTGGAGACGCACctgcggaggcggaggcaccTGCAGAAGGCGGAGACGCACCAGCAGAAGGCGCCGGAGAAGGAAGAACCGCCCCCAAAAAATCGCAGTCCCACCCAAAGTCCGATCAGCGTCAAGCGAACCCAGTGCCGGCTGTGGAATGGCACCCCTGGAGCTGGTCGAAGCCAAAGATCGGCAAAAAGGCCCCATCGAAAGTTGCGCCCAAGGGAAAAATCGTAAAACCTAAGAAACCGAGGAGCCCCCCAAAGGCTCCTGGCTCAAAGAAACCAAAGACCGCCCCCAAGGCCACCACCAAGGTCGTGTCGTCGAGCACAAAGAAACCCAGGAAAGCGCCCAAGGCTCCAAGCAAGGTCAAGCCGAAACGCGAGAGCCTAAAGATCGCCGAAGAATTTCCGCTTTGGAGCTGGAATTCGTAG
- the LOC117183765 gene encoding skin secretory protein xP2-like isoform X1, with product MSGTLGLPLVSLVGCLVGIFGPEVVGPARHECPWGFHWLNPYQKDQCVRMAYKPRQHPDTIRKEFGWFLPEKTSAPKPPTTPRYPGGQMPWEDDVRPVGPTPFPLAPTFKPDSEPDIGIDTPDEEATSEPDVNATKTTDGPGTTAPPPGGTTLPAEGGGKPPEGGGKPPEGGGKPPEGGDKPPEGGDKPPEGGDKPPEGGDTPPEGEDAPAEGEAPAEGGDAPAEGEAPAEGGDAPAEGEAPAEGGDAPAEGGDAPAEGEAPAEGGDAPAEGEAPAEGGDAPAEAEAPAEGGDAPAEGAGEGRTAPKKSQSHPKSDQRQANPVPAVEWHPWSWSKPKIGKKAPSKVAPKGKIVKPKKPRSPPKAPGSKKPKTAPKATTKVVSSSTKKPRKAPKAPSKVKPKRESLKIAEEFPLWSWNS from the coding sequence ATGAGCGGGACATTGGGCTTACCGTTGGTATCTCTTGTGGGTTGCCTTGTGGGCATCTTCGGGCCCGAGGTGGTGGGGCCGGCGCGGCACGAGTGCCCCTGGGGCTTCCACTGGCTCAATCCGTACCAGAAGGACCAGTGCGTGCGCATGGCGTACAAGCCGCGACAGCACCCGGACACAATCCGCAAGGAGTTTGGTTGGTTTCTGCCCGAAAAAACGAGCGCGCCCAAGCCCCCGACTACGCCCCGGTATCCAGGCGGCCAAATGCCGTGGGAAGACGACGTGAGACCGGTGGGACCGACAccttttccacttgcaccaaCCTTTAAGCCTGATTCCGAACCCGATATCGGGATCGATACCCCTGATGAGGAGGCAACCTCAGAACCGGATGTGAATgcgacaaaaacaacagatgGACCAGGCACGACCGCACCACCACCAGGTGGGACCACACTGCCAGCAGAGGGAGGAGGCAAGCCTCCAGAGGGAGGAGGCAAGCCTCCAGAGGGAGGAGGCAAGCCGCCAGAGGGAGGAGACAAGCCCCCAGAGGGAGGAGACAAGCCTCCAGAGGGAGGAGACAAGCCCCCAGAGGGAGGAGATACACCTCCAGAGGGCGAAGACGCACCTGCAGAGGGGGAGGCACCTGCAGAAGGCGGAGACGCACCAGCAGAGGGGGAGGCACCTGCAGAAGGCGGAGACGCACCAGCAGAGGGGGAGGCACCTGCAGAAGGCGGAGACGCACCAGCAGAGGGTGGAGACGCACCTGCAGAGGGGGAGGCACCTGCGGAGGGTGGAGACGCACCTGCAGAGGGGGAGGCACCTGCAGAAGGTGGAGACGCACctgcggaggcggaggcaccTGCAGAAGGCGGAGACGCACCAGCAGAAGGCGCCGGAGAAGGAAGAACCGCCCCCAAAAAATCGCAGTCCCACCCAAAGTCCGATCAGCGTCAAGCGAACCCAGTGCCGGCTGTGGAATGGCACCCCTGGAGCTGGTCGAAGCCAAAGATCGGCAAAAAGGCCCCATCGAAAGTTGCGCCCAAGGGAAAAATCGTAAAACCTAAGAAACCGAGGAGCCCCCCAAAGGCTCCTGGCTCAAAGAAACCAAAGACCGCCCCCAAGGCCACCACCAAGGTCGTGTCGTCGAGCACAAAGAAACCCAGGAAAGCGCCCAAGGCTCCAAGCAAGGTCAAGCCGAAACGCGAGAGCCTAAAGATCGCCGAAGAATTTCCGCTTTGGAGCTGGAATTCGTAG
- the LOC117183766 gene encoding uncharacterized protein has protein sequence MESLSNVSYSMVESTTAMTHWPVESTTAMIHWPVESDWDGSYSFVDTSEWIPCEEGFAWSVEMGECQPVVEPRSYRTCPWGYKMNARYKQCMRVKYHGKQQWGTIRKWWHNLLNPPVPRKPPRKIPPTKATTAYTGEWWGYNRGYGKDVPRP, from the exons ATGGAGTCGTTGTCGAACGTGTCCTACTCGATG GTGGAGTCCACCACGGCCATGACCCACTGGCCTGTGGAGTCCACCACGGCCATGATCCACTGGCCTGTGGAATCCGATTGGGACGGCTCCTACTCGTTTGTGGACACATCCGAGTGGATACCCTGCGAAGAGGGATTCGCCTGGAGTGTGGAAATGGGCGAGTGCCAGCCGGTGGTGGAGCCACGCAGCTATAGGACCTGCCCCTGGGGCTACAAGATGAATGCGCGGTACAAGCAGTGCATGCGCGTCAAGTACCACGGCAAGCAGCAGTGGGGCACCATACGCAAGTGGTGGCACAATCTCTTAAATCCGCCGGTGCCGAGGAAGCCGCCACGGAAGATACCGCCCACCAAGGCCACCACCGCGTACACCGGCGAATGGTGGGGCTACAATAGGGGCTATGGCAAGGATGTGCCACGACCCTGA
- the LOC6898936 gene encoding uncharacterized protein isoform X1, whose amino-acid sequence MTRSGTKKRVDAPATPSRRSSKRIQGRKPGQVLSSSLLRRICRMPPEGKRAYTKAKVWYLNPQFRKDHEAGSRSVCNVCREVHPPRGSDEQAPVKVQQEVQTEKVCSSSSSCGSSGDQTSKDEAH is encoded by the exons ATGACCAGAAGCGGCACTAAGAAGCGG GTGgatgcccctgccaccccaTCGCGAAGGTCGAGCAAGAGGATCCAAGGCAGGAAGCCAGGGCAAGTCCTCAGTTCAAGCCTCCTGCGACGCATTTGTCGCATGCCGCCCGAAGGAAAAAGGGCCTATACGAAGGCGAAGGTCTGGTACCTCAATCCTCAGTTCAGGAAAGACCACGAGGCTGGCTCTAGATCCGTTTGCAACGTGTGCCGCGAGGTGCATCCGCCCCGAGGGTCCGACGAGCAGGCTCCGGTGAAAGTTCAGCAGGAAGTCCAAACAGAGAAAGTCtgcagttccagttccagttgcgGTTCCAGTGGTGATCAGACCAGCAAGGATGAAGCCCATTGA
- the LOC6898936 gene encoding uncharacterized protein isoform X2: MTRSGTKKRVEQEDPRQEARASPQFKPPATHLSHAARRKKGLYEGEGLVPQSSVQERPRGWL, encoded by the exons ATGACCAGAAGCGGCACTAAGAAGCGG GTCGAGCAAGAGGATCCAAGGCAGGAAGCCAGGGCAAGTCCTCAGTTCAAGCCTCCTGCGACGCATTTGTCGCATGCCGCCCGAAGGAAAAAGGGCCTATACGAAGGCGAAGGTCTGGTACCTCAATCCTCAGTTCAGGAAAGACCACGAGGCTGGCTCTAG